AAATTCGCCACCACCTAAGTTAGATTGGTTATTTAACCAGATTGCTTTGGCACCCAGGTTTTTAGCAAGCAGCACATCGTTTTTCCTATCGCCGATGGTGAAAGAATTTTTAAGGTCGTATTTCTCTGTGTTAAGGTATTGCGTAAGCAAGGCAGTTCCCGGTTTACGGGTAGGGGCTTTGTCGGCCGCAAAGGTGCGGTCGATAATTTGGTTGGCAAACTTTACGCCCTCGCTTTCAAATGTTTTGAGGATAAAGTTATGCACCGGCCAAAAAGTATCTTCGGGATAAACGGCGGTACCTAAACCATCCTGGTTGGTAACCATTACCAGTTCAAAATCAAGTTCTTTGGCTATTTTGGGCAGGTAAGTTAACGCCCCGGGGTAAAAAGTAAGTTTTTCGAACGAATCGATTTGCTCGTCCGGCGTTTCGTTAATCATGGTACCATCACGATCAACAAAGAGTATTTTTTTTGATTTATCCATTTAAGATATCTTTTATGTTGAATTCCATACTTCGGAGTTTATTTTTTAAATAAACATCGGCCGTAATTGAATTGCTGGATTTAACTTTAATTTGGCTGCCACTTAGCGTGATCTTCTGCAGCCAAAGGTATATTTGGGAGTTTTCTGCTTTGCCTATTTGTACCTTTCCCGATTTGCCCGAGGTTTTATCTAATACCGTAAAATAAATAGGGCTCTCTTCTTCCATGCTACGGGAAAAATAGCTGACTATTAATTTGTATCGTTTATTTTCAATCACTTCATATACTAATTCCGTATCCAGGCCCTTTTGTTTTATCTCTTGTATAGTACTTTCAATGATCTCGCTGTCAAGTTTATCGATGTGAGCAATATCCCTTAAGCCATTTACAATAACATCGAATACAGTCAGTTCTTTTTCAGCGTCACTTTGCTGTAAGTACCTATCATAGTCTATCACTGAAAGGCCATTTATATACCAATGATCAAGAGTAAATGATCGCTCCAGGCATACATCCATCGTGTTGCAAACCTGGATATATAAATGGTGATACACAGGGCATAACAAATTTTTACTTCTTAAAATGTTCAAAAAGATCTCGCAATACTGATATGCATATGGGTAAAGAGCTTTTGCTCCCAAATCGAAATCATATACCCTGAAATCCCTAATCCTTTTGTCTTTAACCTTATTTGATCTCGATCTTTCCTCTCTTAAATCAATTGCGTGCTTTAAGGTATCCGCTTTGGATTTTGCTGCAAGTTTAATATTTTCTGATTCAAGAAAATCAGTGCTGATTTGACTTTTTAATAAGAGTAATACATTTTTAAATGTCTCAAAATCAAAAAGGTCGTCTTTTTTTAGCTTTGATTTAACAATTGATCCCGCTTCAAGATATTTGTCAATCAACACGTGTGCTAAATCAATTTCAGATAGGTTTTTATATTGGTTGTCAACCTCAAACTGATGTTCATATTTTTTTTGATCGGCCTTATCTAAATGCTCGGAAAACTCAAACGCTTTTAAACTAACATCGATCTTTTTATAACGTCTGTTTAAAAAGGAAGATGGAAGAGTTTCGAACACTTTTTTAAAATCATTCTCAATTCCAACAACACCAGGCAAAACATATAGTGGGGAATAAAAGAATGTTAACCAAAATTCATTGAACGAAGATGCGAACCCAGAACTATCCAATCTGTTTTGGATGATCGCAACAAGATATTCGAGGTTTCCTTTTAATCCTCCTCCATATCGTCCAGCTGTACTTGGCATTAAATAAATCTTCATTCAATTAAAGTAACGAGGGGCCAAAATTCTGTAGGGTGTCCAATAATATGGTGTTTTCTTCGGGGGTGCCCACGGTAATGCGTAAGCTGCCCTCGCACAAATCAATTTTTGAGCGGTTGCGTACGATGATGCCTTTACCCACTAAAAATTTATAAATACCGTTGGCATCAGTAGTTTTCACCAAAATGAAGTTGGCATCTGATGGATAAATATCTACCACAAAATCAAATTCCTTTAAAGCGAGTACCAGCCTGTCGCGTTGTAAAAGGGTTTCTTTTATCCAGCCATTTACCTGGTCAACGTTTGCCAGGGCTTCTAATGCCAGTTGCTGCGATGACTCGTTAACGTTGTAAGGTGGTTTAACTTTATTCATCACCTCGATAATCTCTTCGCTGGCAAAGGCCATCCCAACACGAAGGCCAGCCAGGCCCCATGCTTTGGATAAGGTTTGCATCACCACTAAATTGGCATATTCGGTAAGTTCCTGAATAAAAGTTTTTTGACGGCTGAAATTGATGTAGGCTTCATCAACCACTACAATACCATTAAAGTTTGCCAGCAATGTTTCAACATCCGCGCGGTTAATGGAATTGCCCGTTGGGTTATTTGGCGAACATATAAATATCAGTTTGGTATGCTCGTCGATAGCTTCGGCAATGCCTTCTAAGTTCAGCTGATAATCTTCGGTCAGCAAAACCTTGCGGGCCTCCACATCATTGATGTTGGCCGATACCTCGTACATACCATACGTAGGGGGCACCAGGATCACGTTATCAACACCTGGGTTGCAAAAGCTGCGGAAAAGGATATCGATAGCTTCATCGCTGCCGTTTCCTATAAATATGTTACGCGCAGGTACGCCCTTGATCTCGCTTAAACGCATTTTAATGGCGTATTGCATAGGATCAGGGTAGCGGTTAAATTGCTTTGCTAATGGTGAACCGTAGGCATTTTCATTGGCATCTAAAAAAACACTGGCTTCGCCCTGGTACTCATCACGTGCCGATGAATAGGGGACAAGCCGCTTAATATTTTCTCTTAGTATATTATTGATGTTGTACATTCTAATTATAAGACTTTAAATCTTTGTCGAACTTTTTTAATTTGTCATTTCCATCATCAAAGTAGATGGTGTCTTTTTGATCGTAGGGAGCCGCAAAATAACCAGCATCATCGGTTTCTATAAAGTCGTCCTTAATGTATTGACTTACAGTTTGTTTTGTTGCGGGGTCATATGCAGCTGCCGAAATTTGGTTGTTGCCGTCTTTGCCTATTTTTTTGATTTGCCAAAAATAGATTTTGCCATTAATTACTGATGGTGAAGAAAAATAATCATCTAAACCTGTTGTTAGGCCTGATAGATGTTGCTTGTTTCCGTTCCCTGTAATAACGTAATGGCCTAATGAACCGCTAAGTTGTTTCTTGAAGCCACTTTTACTTGAAGCATTTGCCTCAAGTGGCCCGGTACCGGTTACTGTTAAATATAAATAATGGTCGTCGTCAATTTTTTGAATACCATAGTCCTTGTCAATAGTATCAACAAGTTTGCCATTTTTGGTTATAACGGCATAGGTGGCTTCCATAACAGTCAAGTCTAAAAAGCCAGTATCTACTACCGTGTAATGCCCGTTGAGTTGGTAAGGCTTAAATACCGGATTTTCGGTTGCTTTTTTTTCAGCACTCATGTCTGTAACAGTTTCTTTTTTTACAAGAGTATCTGCTGATTCTGTTTTTGAATCAGAATGACATGCGGTAATCAAAATAATCAATGATAAGCAGGCTAAAGGCTTCATTTTAACTGTTACTTCTTATTGATACCGCATTCCTGTGCGCATGCAATCCTTCCATCTCGGCCAAAATTTCAACAGTGTGGCCAATATTTTGAATTCCCTCGCGGGTGATATGCTGAAACGTGATTTTTTTTACAAAAGAATCTACTGATACGCCCGAGTAAGCCCTTGCGTAACTGCTGGTTGGCAAAGTATGGTTGGTACCCGATGCATAATCTCCGGCGCTCTCTGGCGTTAAATTGCCCAGGAAAACCGAGCCCGCATTAATGATACTTCCGGTTATCTGCTCCCAGCTGTGTGTTGCCAATATTAAGTGTTCAGGCGCATACCGGTTACTGAAATCCATGGCTTCGGCCAGGCTGGATGTTACTACAATGTAGGAGTTATCCAACGCTAAACCGGCAATTTCGGCCCTTGGTAATACGGGTAATTGTTTTTCTATTTCTGCCAAAGTCGCTTCCGCAATGGTAGCCGATGTGCAAACCAACACCGATTGACTGTCAATACCATGTTCGGCCTGCGCCAATAAATCGGCAGCTATATAAGCCGGTACAGCCGTGTCATCTGCAATAACCAATACTTCTGATGGACCTGCCGGCATATCAATGGCCGTAGTAGTAGTTGACTGAATAAGCGTTTTAGCTTTGGTTACAAACTGGTTGCCGGGGCCAAATATCTTATCAACCTTAGCAATGCTTTCTGTACCGTAAGCCATTGCTGCTATGGCCTGTGAGCCTCCAACTAAATAAATTTTATCGATGCCTAACAATAACGCCACATAGGCTATAAATGCATTTACCTTGCCGCTTTTTTGCGGAGGCGAGCAAACAACAATTTCATGGCAGCCTGCAATGCGCGCCGGGATGCCCAGCATTAAAAATGTGCTTGGCAAAACAGCAGATCCGCCGGGGATATATAAACCAACTTTTTCAATCGGCCTTAACTCGCGCCAGCATGTAACGCCGGGCATGGTTTCTACCTTATCCTCGGTTTTTAGCTGTGTTTGGTGGAATTTGTAAATATTGCTGTAAGCGGTTTCCAGGGCATTTTTTTGCTCTGGCGTAATAGCTTCAGCCAGTTCCTCCAACTCGGCCTTATCCAAAAAAAGCTTAGTTAGCGCTACCTTATCAAACTTTTGGGCATAGTCAATCAGGGCGCTGTCGCCGTGCTGCTGCACGTTGGCAATCACTTCCTCCACAACAGCACGAATCTCATTTGCCGGGTCAACATTACGCTGAACCAGTTTCTGGATATCTTTTGCAGTAAGTTCTGAATACTTAAATAGTTTCATAGAGCCCCCTAACCCCCTAAAGGGGGAATTTAAAAGGTTAATATTTATGTTGCAGCCACTTTCGCTCCCCCTTTAGGGGGCTGGGGGGCTTAAAGAATTATCTTCTCAATCGGCATTACTACAATGCCTTGCGCGCCGGCTTGTTTTAGCTGGCTTATCCTGTCCCAAAAATCGCGCTCCGGGATAACGGTGTGTACTGCAACCCAATCAGCTTCGGCCAATGGCACTACCGACGGGCTTTTAACCCCCGGCAATAAAGCAATCACTGTATCAAGGTTATCTTTATGAACGTTAAGTACCACGTACTTAGTCTCTTTGGCGCGCAAAACCGATTGGATGCGTTGTATCAATTCCTGAACAAGGTCATTGCTTTCAGTGGCTTTACTGCTAATCAGGATGGCTTCTGATGACATTACATCGGCAAATGCTTTTAAACCATTGCTTTTTAGCGTACCGCCGGTTGATACCAAATCGCAAATAGCATCAGACAAGCCCAGGCCGGGAGAGATTTCAACCGAGCCCGAAATGGTACGGATATCTGATTCGATACCCTGGGCTTTCAGGAATTTGCCCAATATCACAGGGTAGGTAGTAGCTATAGCTTTACCATTTAAATCGGCAAGGGTAGCAATATCATTATTGTTTGGTACCGCTATTTTAAGCGAGCATTTGCCAAAGCCAAGACGCTGCAGATAGCTTACTTCAACTTCGGTTTCTTCTATCACATTTTCGCCTACTATACCCAGGTCGGCAATGCCATCCTGAACATATTCGGGGATATCATCATCGCGCAGAAAAAGGATCTCTAAAGGGAAATTGGAAACAGGCGAGATTAGTGAACTTTTGTAGTTTTCGAAGTTTAAGCCGCAATTTTTTAATAATTCGACAGATTTTTCGTTGAGACGACCAGATTTCTGGATCGCTATTTTAAGTGTTTTCAAAAGAATTGAATTTATGAACTATAATAAAAAAGAGTACAAACGGAGGTTGTTATTTCGCGTAGAAACATACATATTAGCTGATCACCACATGGTGGTGATGCAGATGAAGATGATGTAATGCGATACCGTTCATTTTTTTATAGTATACGGGTAAGTCTGGCGCAAATATAGACAGATGTTTTTTAAATCAAAATTAAAAGTGAATTTGTGTCAGAACCGGAATTAAACGAATTAATGGAATTTATTGAATTTGAAAAGTGGCTTTTCGAGGATAACTTATTAACTACAACTGGAAAACGACCGAATTGGTTTTGAAATTCTGTTAATTCGACAAATTCGTTTAATTCCGGTTCTGACTTTCATCATACTCATAAATTGCACCCTCGTCCCCAAAATCCTTAATCAGCCTCAGCTGTTTTACCTTTTGGATATCCTTTATGTTGATCAGTTCCGGGTTTTCAAGGCTTTTAAACCAGATAAGGTAATAGTGCTTAAAAGTATAAAATTTGGCTATATCCTTTTTAAAAAACCGATGAGGCACCAGGTAGGATGACATGCCCGAGAAAAAGTAAACCGCCTCATGCGCATCGGTATAAATGGTAACTTTCGGGTCGAACTGGCTTTTATCGATGGTTTTAAGATAAGCCGCAAATGGCGAATCCATCCAACTTTCGTCAGTATATCCCGGGTTGCCGTATTCGTCCCTTACCTGGTCGTCGTAGCGGTTTTTATCAATAAAAAACTCTTTGGTTACAAAACCCAGCATCAGGACGATCATAATAGCGCCCACTATTTTGCGGGTATTATCATTAACTATTTTTTTAAGCAGCAGCAGTCCCCAGCTGGTATAACCCCAAAGCGCGGGGATGTATATAGGTGCCAGCAGGCGATGGTTAATACGCTCGTACCGCGAAAAGGTTGAAGAGACCACTATAAATAAGCCATACACCAAAGCAAAAGTTATGGCAAGGTTTTCAAAACTATCCAGGTGCCTGCGGTAATAATTGTAAGCCAGGGCAGCTATAAAACCACCGAATATTAAAATAGCCAACGGCACAGATAACCAGTATTGGTTAGGCGTAAGCCCCATCCAGTCGCAAACCACGTTGCCAAAGTAATACAGGTTTTTGCCAAATGAGGTTATTGAAGGCTCCCGCGGCCCGGTAGTAGTGCCCGACATAAAAGCATTAAAAACCAAATTACTTACCAATAGCGAAATGCAAACACACCCGTATATAATAATATGTATGATCTTCTTTTTAAGCGGCAAAACCCTGTCCAGCAATAAAAGTAAGCCGCCGGTGCCAACAATGGTAACTGCGGCATAACGGGTAACGCAGCTTATTGCGGCAATTAATGCCGCTACTATCAAAGCTTTAACCGTATGCTTCAGCAAATACTGTCTGAAAGCAACCAGGAAAAACAAGGTTTCTACTATAAATAATGTTTCGGACCACAGGTAGGAGTATACCTGCAATAACGCCGGACTTAATATAATGGCTACCAGCATCAGCCACTTGTAAACGCGGTTTGCGGGCACAAAACGCTGCATGATCCAACCGGCGGTATAAATGAGCGTGGCAAACATCAAACCATTCAATACCGCGCCAAAAACAACAGGATCTATGCGGGTAATAAACATAATGCTCCCTAAAAATATGGGGTAAAATACCGGGAAATCAACAATAGGGATATGGTTAAATGTTTGCAACGTGCCATTAGTGTTCAAGCTCCGGGCAGCGCTGGTGTACATAATAGAGTCTGGCGATATACCAATACCGCTATAACTGCAAAACATTTGTATTGCAACAAAGCCAAGTACCGCGGCAATAAATGTGTCGTAGTTTTTTAAATAGCGGCTTAGCTGCATAGGACTTTTTTACTGTTAAATTTAGTTGTAAAAGTTGTAAGCGGGTAAAATGTTTTAAAAAATGATTTTTTGCAAGTCAAATATGTCATTGCGAGGCACGAAGCAATCGCGAACTATGCATTTTTGTTTTGCACGCGTGCGATTGCTTTGTGCCTCGCAATGGCATATTTATAATGTGCCCTACGCAATCAAATCCAACACGGTGCTAATCGGCTGATCGCTGTCAATCAAAATGCCTTTAACACCAGCCAGGGTGCCTGCTTCCACATCGCGCTCGCGGTCGCCTATAAAATAGGATAGGGCAGGGTCAATATTATATTTGGCAATGCCTTGTAGTAACAATCCTGGTTTTGGCTTGCGGCAATCGCAATCGCCGGTAAAATTAGGATGGTGCGGGCAGTAAAAAAAGTCGGTTATCACCACGCCATGCTCAGCGTATACTGTTTTTAAATGGCTGTGCATTTTTGCCAGCTCCTCTTCGGTATACCAGCCTTTAGCCAGGCCGCCCTGGTTGGTGGCTACCAGTAGCATGTAGCCCCTATCCTGCAAAGTTTTAAGGGCATCAAAATTATCAAGTACATGAAAATCCTCAAAACGGCGAACATAATCGCCCATTTCCTGGTTCAATACTCCATCGCGATCTAAAAAAACGGCTTTAACTTTTGCAGACATCTAATTTTAATTTTTGGCGAAGTTAGTAATTTTCGAAGAGTCCATAGATCATGGTCGATAGTCCATGGGTTAATACAGTTAAATTGATAGATTTGGGTTCCATGGTCCATGGACTATTGACCATGGTCTGCTAATCCAAATAGTCTACTCTTCACATAGATTTAACCAACAAAATTTTATTCTGTTATTGGTATATTTACCGATTGTATAAATGAATAGCGGTAAATTGGTGCAACTTTATACCGATTCTAAATAAGAAAACAACATATTTCATTTGCTTAATCATAATAATTTATTGTTTATGTTGTCATTTTGTTAAATAAATATGATATAGATAATCGAATTTTTAGAAATCTTTAAAAATTCCGATAAATTTTATAATTTATTTGCAAATTGGTAACTTCGTTGTTACACCCCTTTATAAACGGTTTACTCTAAAGATGAATCAAACTGATAGCAACCAGGGCCTTTACAGGCCAGAATTTGAACACGATTCGTGCGGAACTGGATTTATAACCAACATAAATGGTCATAAAAGTAACCAGATTATTGATGATGCGCTTACGATGCTCGAGAACATGGAACACCGCGGTGCCTGCGGATGTGATCCTGAAACCGGCGATGGTGCCGGTATATTAATACAACTGCCCCATGAGTTTTTAATGGAGGAATGCTCAAACCTCGAGATCAGCCTGCCCGAACCGGGCGAGTATGGTGTTGGGATGATCTTTTTCCCGAAAGACTCGGCACAAAAAAAGGCCTGCCGCATTGTGATTACCAATGCGATAGAAAAGCTTGGCCTTGTTAAATTAGGTTACCGCAAATTGACCGTTGATTCAATGGCAGTTGGCGAAACAGCCCGCCAGGCCGAGCCGGATGTAGAGCAGATATTTATTGCCCGCCCGCATCACATTACCAATGCGGATGATTTTGAGCGGAAGCTTTTCATATTACGCAGGTACATCAATAAAACTATTACGGATACCATCCCAGGCGCATCTGAATATTTTTATTTTACTTCGTTATCCTGCAAAACAATTGTTTACAAAGGCCAGGTAACTACTTACCAGCTGCGTAAATATTATGCTGATTTAACTGATCCGCGTATTGCATCTGGCTTTGCCATGATCCACTCGCGTTTCTCTACCAATACTTTCCCATCGTGGAAACTGGCTCAGCCTTTCCGCCTGATTGCCCATAATGGCGAGATCAATACTTTAACCGGCAACTTAAACTGGTTTTACGCCGGTTTAAAATCATATGCTTCGTCGTACTTCACGGCCGAAGAAATGGAAATGATTATGCCGGTGATTGATAACAACCAGTCAGACTCTGCCTGTCTGGATAATATCATCGAAATTCTGTTACACTCGGGCCGTTCGTTACCACACGTAATGATGATGCTGGTACCCGAGGCATGGGACGGCAACGTACACATGGATCCTATTAAAAAGGCGTTTTACGAATACCATGCTACTTTGATGGAGCCATGGGATGGCCCGGCCGCTATCACCTTTACCGATGGTAAACTGGTAGGTGCTTTATTGGATAGGAATGGCCTTCGCCCCTTGCGCTATGTAATTACCAACGATGGCCGCGTTATAGCAGCATCTGAAGCGGGTACCCTGGCTATCGACGAAAGTACCGTAGTACGTAAAGGTCGTTTGCAGCCTGGTAAAATGTTGCTGATTGATACCGAAAAAGGCAGGATCATTACAGATGATGAGATAAAAAAACAAATTTCTTCAAGGCAGCCTTATGGCCGCTGGCTGGAGAATTATAAAATAAACCTGAGCGAACTTACCGAACCCCGTTTGGCATTCGCTCAGCTATCAGAAGCTTCGGTATTCCGTTACCAGCAGGTATTTGGTTACAGCCGCGAGGATATAGATACCATTATTAAGCCAATGGCTGTTGATGGTAAAGAGCCCGTAGGCTCCATGGGTACCGATGTGCCTTTGGCTATATTATCTGATAAACCACAACATTTATCAAGCTACTTTAAGCAATTTTTCGCCCAGGTAACCAACCCGCCTATCGACCCGATCCGCGAGCGCCTGGTAATGAGTTTGGCAACCTTTATCGGTAACAATGGTAACTTGCTGGATGAAGATAAAATGCACTGTCATTGCGTGGTTTTAAAACACCCGATATTAAAAAATCACCAGTTAGAAAAACTACGGAGTATTGATACCGGCCTTTTCCATGCCAAAACGCTGCAAACTTACTTTGTAGCCGATGGTATGCCCGGCTCGTTAGAAAAAGGTATTGCAAGGCTTTGCCGCTATGCCGAGGATGCCGTTGATGATGGATTTGAAGTATTGATCCTGTCGGATCGTGCTGTAGATTCGGAGCACGCGCCCATCCCTACATTATTGGCGGTATCTGCGGTACATCATCACCTGATTAAAAAAGGCCGCCGCGGCGCTGTAGGCTTGGTTGTTGAAACCGGGGATGCGTGGGAAGTGCATCACTTTGCCTGCTTGCTGGCATTTGGCGCTACAGCTATCAACCCGTACCTGGCTTTGGCAACTATCGAAACCGTTAAAAACAACGGCAGTTTAGAAACCAGCCATGATATTAAAACATTACAAAAAAACTACGTAAAATCTATAAATGATGGTTTGTTGAAGATCTTCTCTAAAATGGGGATCTCGACCCTACAATCATACCATGGTTCGCAGGTTTTTGAAATATTAGGCTTAAATAAAACGGTTGTAGATAAATATTTCTGCGGAGCTGTTACCCGTATTGGCGGTTTGGGCCTTGACGAAATAGCCCGCGAAGCGCTATGCAAACACCGCATGGGCTTTAACACCAAGGGAGCCGACAATTTATTGCCCGAAGGTGGTATTTACCAATGGAAACGCAGGGGCGAAGCGCACTTATTTAACCCAACCACTGTACACTTATTACAACATGCTACCCGTAGCAATGATTACAACGTGTACAAAAATTACGCTAAAGCAATTAACGAGCAAACCGAAAAGCACTTTACCATTCGTGGATTGCTTGACTTTGCCCATCACCGTGAAGCTATAAGCATTGATGAGGTTGAACCGGCCGAAAATATCATGAAACGCTTTGCAACAGGCGCCATGTCATTCGGCTCTATATCTCACGAGGCGCATAGCACCATGGCTATTGCCATGAACCGCATAGGTGGTAAAAGCAACACCGGCGAAGGCGGCGAGGATGAAATGCGTTACGAAAAAATGGCCAACGGCGATTCCATGCGTTCGGCTATTAAGCAAATAGCATCCGCCCGTTTCGGTGTAACATCAAATTACCTGACCAATGCCGATGAATTGCAGATAAAAATGGCACAAGGTGCCAAGCCAGGCGAAGGCGGACAGCTTCCGGGTCATAAAGTTGACGACTGGATTGCTAAAACCCGTCACTCAACCCCTGGTGTAGGCTTAATCTCTCCACCGCCACACCACGATATTTACTCTATCGAGGATTTGGCGCAATTAATATTCGATTTAAAGAACGCCAACCGAGCTGCACGTATCAATGTAAAATTAGTATCAAAAGCAGGTGTGGGTACAATAGCAGCAGGCGTGGCCAAAGCACATGCTGATGTTATCCTGATTGCCGGATACGATGGCGGTACAGGTGCATCGCCAATAAGCTCGGTAAAACACGCCGGCTTGCCATGGGAACTTGGTTTAACCGAAGCTCACCAAACATTGGTACGTAACAAATTACGCAGCCGTGTGGTATTGCAAACAGATGGCCAGCTAAAAACCGGTCGTGATTTGGCCATTGCAGCTTTGATGGGAGCCGAAGAGTGGGGCGTTGCAACAGCGGCGCTTGTAGCCGGTGGCTGTATCATGATGCGTAAGTGTCACCTGAATACCTGCCCGGTAGGTGTTGCCACGCAAGATCCTGAATTAAGGAAACTGTTTAGCGGTAAGGCAGATCACGTAGTGAACCTGTTTAAATTTATGGCCGAAGAACTGCGCGAGATTATGGCCGAATTAGGTTTCCGTACCATTAATGAAATGGTTGGCCGTGTTCAGTTCCTGAAAGTGAAAGATCATCTGGAAAGCTGGAAGGCTAAAAAGATTGACCTGAGCGGTATTTTACACCCGGTTACCAATACCAAAGGCATGACGCTTTATAACAGCGAAAAGCAGGATCATGGCATGGATGAGATATTGGATTGGCAGTTGTTAGCGGCAGCTCAACCTGCTCTTGAAGATAAAACACCGGTATTTGCATCGTTCGATGTCATCAACGTTAACCGTACCATTGGTACCTTACTGTCAAACGAGATCTCGAAGATCTATGGTTCGGCTGGCTTACCCGATAATACCATTAACTACAAATTCAAAGGCTCGGCCGGGCAAAGTTTCGGTGCTTTTGCAACCAAGGGTATCTCTTTTGAGTTGGAAGGCGAAGCCAATGACTACGTAGGTAAAGGTTTATCAGGCGCACAACTGGCTATTTATCCTTCAGCGAAAGCTACTTTTACACCGGAAGATAATATCATCATTGGTAACGTTGCCCTATATGGTGCAACATCCGGCGAGCTATTTATAGGCGGTATGGCAGGCGAACGATTCGCGGTACGTAACTCAGGTGCTACTACTGTTGTAGAAGGTATTGGCGACCACGGTTGCGAGTATATGACCGGTGGCCGTGCACTTATCCTTGGTAAAACAGGCCGTAACTTTGCGGCTGGTATGAGCGGTGGTTTAGCCTGGATTTATAACCCGGATAACAGCTTTGCCGAGAACTGTAATACCGAGATGGTGGATCTTGATCCGCTATCGTTACAGGATGAAGAGCAGATACTTACCTTGTTGCGTAAGCATGTAAGCCTTACCGGCAGCAAACTGGCGCAGCAGATCCTGGCTAACTGGGCCGAGGCATCTACACAGTTTGTTAAGGTGTATCCAAAAGAGTATAAAAAAGTAGTAGAGAAGTTACAATATCAAACAATAGGCTAAATTTCAATGGGAAAACCAACAGGATTTCAGGAGTTTAACAGGGAATTACCAACTAAGGTTCCCGCTGCTGAACGCGTAAAAAACTATAAAGAGTTTGTTAATTTATATACCGACGAAAAGCTGAACCAGCAATCGGCCCGTTGTATGAATTGCGGTATCCCTTTTTGCCATTCGGGATGCCCGCTGGGTAATATTATCCCGGAGTTTAACGATGCCGTGTATCGTCAAAACTGGGAAGAAGCTTACCATATTTTATCATCAACTAATAATTTCCCCGAGTTTACAGGTCGTATCTGTCCTGCACCTTGCGAGTCTGCTTGTGTGTTAGGTATCAACAAGCCGGCTGTAGCTATCGAGGAAATTGAAAAGCATATCATTGAAATTGCTTACCAGAAAAACCTGGTAAAACCAACTGCGCCTTTAGTAAAATCGGGCAAAAAAGTAGCTGTAATAGGCTCTGGTCCGGCCGGTTTGGCTGCTGCAGCTCAATTGGTAAAGGCAGGCCACGCAGTAACAGTTTACGAGCGCGATGACAAACCGGGAGGTTTATTGCGCTACGGTATTCCTGATTTCAAATTAGAGAAAACTGTAGTAGAACGCCGTATAGAAGTAATGGAAAAAGATGGTGT
The genomic region above belongs to Mucilaginibacter sp. KACC 22773 and contains:
- the hisC gene encoding histidinol-phosphate transaminase, encoding MYNINNILRENIKRLVPYSSARDEYQGEASVFLDANENAYGSPLAKQFNRYPDPMQYAIKMRLSEIKGVPARNIFIGNGSDEAIDILFRSFCNPGVDNVILVPPTYGMYEVSANINDVEARKVLLTEDYQLNLEGIAEAIDEHTKLIFICSPNNPTGNSINRADVETLLANFNGIVVVDEAYINFSRQKTFIQELTEYANLVVMQTLSKAWGLAGLRVGMAFASEEIIEVMNKVKPPYNVNESSQQLALEALANVDQVNGWIKETLLQRDRLVLALKEFDFVVDIYPSDANFILVKTTDANGIYKFLVGKGIIVRNRSKIDLCEGSLRITVGTPEENTILLDTLQNFGPSLL
- the hisD gene encoding histidinol dehydrogenase, whose product is MKLFKYSELTAKDIQKLVQRNVDPANEIRAVVEEVIANVQQHGDSALIDYAQKFDKVALTKLFLDKAELEELAEAITPEQKNALETAYSNIYKFHQTQLKTEDKVETMPGVTCWRELRPIEKVGLYIPGGSAVLPSTFLMLGIPARIAGCHEIVVCSPPQKSGKVNAFIAYVALLLGIDKIYLVGGSQAIAAMAYGTESIAKVDKIFGPGNQFVTKAKTLIQSTTTTAIDMPAGPSEVLVIADDTAVPAYIAADLLAQAEHGIDSQSVLVCTSATIAEATLAEIEKQLPVLPRAEIAGLALDNSYIVVTSSLAEAMDFSNRYAPEHLILATHSWEQITGSIINAGSVFLGNLTPESAGDYASGTNHTLPTSSYARAYSGVSVDSFVKKITFQHITREGIQNIGHTVEILAEMEGLHAHRNAVSIRSNS
- the hisG gene encoding ATP phosphoribosyltransferase, translating into MKTLKIAIQKSGRLNEKSVELLKNCGLNFENYKSSLISPVSNFPLEILFLRDDDIPEYVQDGIADLGIVGENVIEETEVEVSYLQRLGFGKCSLKIAVPNNNDIATLADLNGKAIATTYPVILGKFLKAQGIESDIRTISGSVEISPGLGLSDAICDLVSTGGTLKSNGLKAFADVMSSEAILISSKATESNDLVQELIQRIQSVLRAKETKYVVLNVHKDNLDTVIALLPGVKSPSVVPLAEADWVAVHTVIPERDFWDRISQLKQAGAQGIVVMPIEKIIL
- a CDS encoding D-glycero-alpha-D-manno-heptose-1,7-bisphosphate 7-phosphatase encodes the protein MSAKVKAVFLDRDGVLNQEMGDYVRRFEDFHVLDNFDALKTLQDRGYMLLVATNQGGLAKGWYTEEELAKMHSHLKTVYAEHGVVITDFFYCPHHPNFTGDCDCRKPKPGLLLQGIAKYNIDPALSYFIGDRERDVEAGTLAGVKGILIDSDQPISTVLDLIA